One Triticum dicoccoides isolate Atlit2015 ecotype Zavitan chromosome 3B, WEW_v2.0, whole genome shotgun sequence genomic window, GCTTAATTTTTTCCTGAATTGGTTACGTATTGTTCACTGGATCCATAAATGTGAGGCCTAAATTTTGCTTAGAATCAATTTAATTTTCCTACAAAGTTTGTTTATTAATTATTCACGTTCACACCTTAAATCAAGTGAATTTTGGCCTCGTGTCCACAAAATATATTTTTTCTTAGAATCAACTGAAATGCTTGCAGGATCAAATAGACATTTTGTGTTTAGAATTTTCTCAAAAGATTAGGAGATATCATGGAACCTACGTTGTTCTGTAAATTTCAAGATCGACTCGACCGTCTTCCTGTTTGAGAGACGGAAGAGGCAAATATTGATAGTTAGTAAAGTCAAAAAACCCCTTTTCGATATTTTCTGATTactgtttttttttgcgggaatttTTAATGTTTTATTATGTATATGATGGAAGGAAAGTCTAGTTTCAACTCAAGTGCAAATTATTTTGGTGCATATGGGGTAGTGTACATATCGATAGCGCTTAGCTCAGTAAGACTCAACTTGTGATTTCGGCTGAAATAATCATTTTGATGCCGCTGTatattactcccttcgtcccataatataaaaacgtttttgacactagtgtagtgtcaaaaacgttcttatattatggtagtgtcaaaaacgtttttatattattggacgaagggagtacataGTAATAAACTAAATAAAGGAGAATATTCATTTGATGCTTCACTATTATACTGTGGACGTCTCAGCAAATATTTTTTTTTGAGGCAAAAAAAAACTTGAGGTTATGCGGTCTCAGCAAATAGCAAAGCCAGTGGATAGATGGGCTTTTTAGCTGACACAAACTGGACGGGTCTTTGGATCGGGCATCGGGGTTAGTGGGCTGCACACACGTTAGTGCTCCGCTCTCCAAATTTCCTAAAGCGAAAAAGAAAAACTCAGCTCGGCTCTCCACTTGAGTCTCCACTCCAGCAAAGCGGCGATCGGAGAGAAAGGAGGATTAGCGCCGCCGGCGACCCCGGACCTCCCCATCCCCGGCAGCAGCCATAGATTCGAGGTGAGTAGACCCCATCCCCTTCCtctccttctccatctccttcTTCCTTTATGTTACTTTCCTTTCTTGCGGAAAACCCTAGCTTGATTTCCCCTCACAAACCCTAACTTTTCCCTTACCGCAACAGTGGAGGAGAGGAGAGTAGAGAGGGTGCCACAATAGGGGGGAGGTGGATAGGATATGGATCCAGCTGAGGTTAGAGCAAGTCCAGCAGTTCCCCTAAAATTTCTCCCCTATATCTCAAAACAGGGGACTCCCCTAAAAAGATTCTCCCTTAAAAATTGCTCAACTCCAGCAGTTCCCCTAAACATCTCCCTTATTCTATATTTTAAGAATATTTCATAACTACCAACGGCTAGTTTCCAATGGCTAGTTTCAGCCCTATAAATACATGATCACCCCTCATATCTATCACAATCCTGATCGTGCCTCCTCTTCTACCTCTCTTGCGTCATCTCTCTGCCATCTCTCCACAACGAAATGAGTCACCGTCAAAGTTTGGCCCGACAGTTTTGCGAAGATTCCTCCTCCGAAGATGAGGAACTCATGATGGCTGCAATtgtagcagaggaagaagaagcccGGTTGGATGCTCCACGTCATGGAGGTTCACAACCGGGACGTCAATCTCTTCAGCGCGATTTTGCGGAACGCTTTCAGAATCTCCACAAGGACTATTTTGCAGAGAACCCCACCTTCAAGGCAAGGATGTTTCGCAATAGGTATGAAATTTGTGCATCTATTTCGTTTTCACCATAGTAGTTGCTCTTCATGTCTCATTTAAGTTTTTCTTCACAAGTATAGAATGCATCGTCCTCTTTTTCTGCGCATAGCAAGTGCTATAGAGGCACATGATAGCTATTTTTCCCTGAGAAGAAATAGTGCTGGTGTTCCTGGTTTACATCCATATCAAAAATTGACCTCAGTATTTCGAATCCTAGCTTATGGGATAGCAGCTGATCTTACTGATGAGTATTGTCAGCTAGCAAAGTCCACCGCTTTAGAAAATCTTAGAAGATTTGTGCGTGCTGTGATCGAGGTCTTTGGGGGTCAATACCTGAGATCTCCAAATGCTGAAGATACTGCTAGATTACTTGCAATTGGAGAGCAAAGAGGGTTTCCAGGTATGctcggaagcatcgactgcatgcattggaagtgGAAAAATTGCCCTACTGCACACAAAGGTTTTTTTGTTGGCCATAAACGCGTACCCACGGTCATTCTTGAAGCCCTTGCTTCACAAGACCTTTGGATTTGGCATTCTTTCTTTGGTTTACCAGGATCTCATAATGATATAAATGTCCTCCACCGTTCACCCGTGTTTGCAAACCTAGTTGAAGGGCATGCTCCATAAGTGAATTATACCATCAATGGTCACAACTACAACACGGGGTATTACCTTGCAGATGGCATATATCCGCAGTGggcaacttttgtgaagacaattccAAATCCCAAAGGTGAGAAGAACAAAAATTTCTCCCGGTTTCAAGAAGCATGTCGGAAGGATGTCGAACGAGCCTTTGGTGTTCTGCAAGCTCGTTTTGCTATTGTACGTGGACCGGCAAGGTATTGGGATCTGGAGACACTCGGAGAAGTGATGACAGCTTGTATCATCCTGCATAACATGATAATAGAAGATGAGCGTGGAAGTCGTGTAGACTACCGCTACGATAACATGGTAGAACTAGTGACACCTTCTCACCGAGAGGCGGCTACATTGACTCAGTTTCTTCAAGCTCAGAGTGATATTCGAGACAAACAAGTTCACTGTCAGCGGCAAGTTGATCTAGTTGAGCACCTGTGGCAGATCCGTGGACTGGTGTAGCTTTCAATAATGTAGTCTATGTCACCATTTTAGATTATGCAAGTGTGTACTGTTTTTCAATTATAATGGGAGTGTAAGAACTATCTGTATCATTTTCTAAATAATGGAAGCAATAGTTTACTACACATAGTCAGCCAAATGGTTCAGAGATATAGTACAGATTACTACACATAGTTCATCCAAATGGTTCAAAGATAATAATTAGTACAGATTACAAGACACGTTTCATCCAAATGGTTTGAAGATAATAAGTAGTATAGATTACAACACATAGCTCAAGCCGACGAGTTACGATGTCGGTTGATGATCTGGCTCTTCCTTAATTTGTAGAATTCTTGTTCTTGCTCATCCATGCCACTAAGGTCCATGCTCATTATTTTGCTTTCTTCGGCCCCCATCATGCGTTCTTCCGCCATTCTCATGATTCGTATCTTTTCTTCTTCTAATTCCATCTTTTTTTCTTGTATTGCAAGTTTCTTTCTTTCTTCTACCAACCTatcttcttctctctgtttgtcCATTGCAATCATGAGCTCAAATCGCTCTTGTCTTTTTGACTCCCTTGTCTCCAAGATACCCCCAAATGATTCCATGGCACTACTATTAACTGTACTGGAAGAACTTTGAGCCCGCCATGCTGCATCTTTAGCCCTCTTGATTCCAAGTGGCCTTTTCTTGGGGACAACTTTAGAGGGAGATGTAGCTTCATCCTCAAACAAACTAGCAGATGATGAATTAGGAGTATCCAAGGAGGATGTCTTCTGTTTTTTCTGGGGCCGAGATTTCCACTTCTCGGTGTCTTCCAACTTATTAAAGCAATGCATCAATCCAAATGATTTATTTGCCTTGTCTCCATTGGCATAGAGAACAATCGCTTGACATAGCTACATTAATACATATGCATCAGCACAACAAAGATATGAACAAAATAGGAACCATGCAAAGCATATTTTTTACCTTATTTTCACGTGTCATCCCACTTTGGTTCCTATTCAGGACCTGACTATAACATGCACAAAATATATTCACTTGTTCATGAATAATAGCCCAACGATGCTGAAGAGAACCTTGTGTGCGACCATGGTCTTCAGATTTATTGGCATGGAAATAAGCATCGATTCTTTTCCAATAACAATCACGAGATTGGTCGACTCCTATGATTGGATCTTGAGTTATCTCAAGGTATGCATCCACCAAAGTTAAGTCTTCAACCTTGCTGAAATTCTTTTGCCTCTTCGAAGCGCTTGGTTTCGAGGCGCTTGATTTCTTCCCCTTTGCTTTCAAAGACCTTGCTGTCATAGGAGGGGTAGGATCTGCAGGCCCTTCGAGATCAGTTTGTTCTTCTTCATCCTTTTCGAGATCCATTTGTTCTTCTTCGGTCCAGTGCAAATCATTCAATCCGACATCACTTTGCAAAAGTTCAAAATAACTCTGATCGTCCATTACTTAAACCTGAAACAAAAACGAATGAACCATACATCATATAGATGTGCAGCAACCAATAGCAAATAACTAGCAGCAATCAATCGCAAATAGCTATGTAAATGTTATATCCCAGTAGCAATTAACTTGCAGCAGTCACTAGCAATCAGTAGCAAATACAAATGAAATCAAATAGCAGCAACAGTCAGTGGAAAATTACTAGCAATAGCACCAACAATCAGTAGCAATCTATCTCTCTGATCTATATCTAAATGTGCAGCAAACACATCATACAACATCATACATCATGAAGAAAGCACCATACATCTATATTAATGTGCAGCAATCACAACATCTCTCATATCTCTGCTCTCTTTCTCTCTGTTCTCTCTAGCAGAAGCGGGCAGTAGCAGCAGCTCCAGCAAGCCACACTATGGATGCATGCCATCTCTATAGCAGCAGTGCCCAGCTCCTCCCTTCTAGCGCCTCCCTCCTCGCCGAACCCACTGCCCGGCGGCGGCCACGCCCCTCGCACATCTGGTCTTCACCCACGGCGgcggccacacccctccccccgtttGGTCTTCAGCCACGGCGGCGCGCGGCTCCCCCAGCCGAGTCACGACAGCCGCCCCCCTTCCCCCCCAGCCATGGCAGCTACGATAGCCTAGCACCTCCTCATCTGCAGCCAAATCGGCCGCGCCCCCAATATCCATTGCCCGGCGGCGCCCTCTCTCCTTCCCCTTTCTATTCTGCTCGGATCTGAGAGAAAAACATGAAAAGAACGAACCTGATGCAGTGACGGCAGCGGCGTTGTGGCGGGACGGAGCTTTCCGGAGGCAGCGGTTGCGCCGGCCAGCGAATCGGGGAGGGGATCGGGGAGGTCGCCGTTCCCCTAGATAGAGGGGAGAGAGGGGTCGTTTTCGGGGAGGCAGGAAAAAAGGGGAGACGTTCGGGGAACTGCTGGAGGCTGTTTTTTTGCTTTTCTCCCCTATAATGACGATGGGGGGTGGTTTCGGGGCGCTGCTGGACTTGCTCTTACTCACGGGTAACATCCACTTTCCCTCTTCATAACTATCTGTATGTTATGCTGGATGGATGGATTTATCATGTACAGTATGTTTGTGTTCTATCTATGTGCTGGATATTTGCAACCACACTGAATGAAGATCCTGTTTAAGGCATTTTTCTATTAACAACCAACCTATTAACTTCACCCATTTCTGTTGATGGCATTTGTCTGTGGCTGCTGCTGTTGCAGGGTCAATTCCGCTCCCAACTTGCCGTGTATGGATGGAAAGAGGCTGCGGCAATCTGCGACGCCGGCTGACCCCGTGTCCAAGGTGCTCGGCCACGACAACCTACTCATCGAGATCCTCCTCCTAATCGGCTACCCAACTACCCTCGTCCGCGCTGCTCTCGTCTGCAAGCGCTGGTTCTGTCACGCCTCCGACCCCGCCTTCCTCTGCCGCTTCCGCAAGCTCCACCCGCCCCGTCTCCTTGGCTTCTATGTCGACACCGGGAGGTTTTGTAACAGCTCACGCTTCGTGCCGATGCTACCGCACCCCCCAGAGTTCAACGCCATCATCCGCTCTGCAAGCTCCATCCTTGATGTCTGCAGTAGCACGCATAAAAACAAAATCATCATGGACTCCTCCAATGGAAACGTCTTCATGAACACGTTCATGAACTACATTGGAGATCCCGGATCAAAAAATATAGTGCTCAGCCCCCTCTGCCCTGAGAGGGACATTGTCGTCATCCCACCATACCCACGACACAAACTCCAGGATGGCTATTTCTACACTTTCAGTCAACTCTTTCTCAAAGAACGCGGCAACGACTTGTCCTACTTCTATGTGTGGATGGAATCTTCTAAGGAGCGAACAAAATCTACGGTGCACATGTATATGTTGCAAGATGGTGTCTGGTGTGTGCATGCCTCGGCAACGACGCAGCTCCCTTGTCTACCACAGGAATTGAATCCTCTGCttgttggcaataaaatctatatgGCGGCCACCCCGAGCGAAATTCTTGTCTTGGATTTGACAGCCTTAAGTTTCTCCACATTTCAGCTTCCACAAGGGCTTGTTATAAGTGACAGACGAACCATGTTGTCAAGGTCAGATGATGATTCTGGCGTGTATCTCATTCATTTGAACGAGTTTCAGCTCCGCATATGGCTGCACACAGGGGAGAACTGTTTGCTGATGGATACCATATGTTTGCGTGAGATGTGTGCTAAATGGTGGGTGCCTGATCACACACATGAGGTGTCAATGAAGCACGTGGGGCGCAATGCTGAGTTTGTTTTCTTGGAGATGGGTCCATGCCTACTCTATTTGGGTATCAAGTGCAGGACGCTGTGTAAAGTGTATGAGAGGACAAATGAGAttccatggttgggttttatccATCCGTATATGATGATCTGGCCTCCCACATTCCCTGTGCTCAAGGATGATCCTGCAAGGTTTGTCTTTTGTTCTTTGTGTGATGTTATTATACTTTGGTTTGTATGGTCGCATTAGAAGCATAGATGAGACATATCTAATAGGAGGATGAGGGTGTCCCCTGTGCATAGGGTTCTTGgtcggcatgctgagaaggaaagtGAAGGAACTGGGAATAAGTTGAGAAATTAGAGGAATGGGTGTTTGCTTTGGAACAGTGATCCTCAAGCTATCATGTTTTAGATTGTTAATACTTGGTATTTTTGGAATGTTGCCGTATAATAtaattaagggttttgctggagcaCACTATCACTCACACGGATGTCAGTTATGAATCGTGCATTTTACAATGGCATGCTTGTGTTTATGTGTCTCTTCTGATTCAGATGTACCAGTATGAAGTTCTTCCTCTTATACGACAATGGTATAATCATCCAACCTAACAATAGTATGGTACCTGGTTGATGTTCTTTTCACCCTCTCTGCTTTAGTGGTTAGACTTCCAATGAGACCCTCTTCTGTGACCATCTTGTATGCTTTAGTTGGCATTCAATCTGTATTACTGGAAcagttctgatcattttttatttttggttgCTGCGTGATAATTATTTGACTTTGTTGTACAACTAGTTGTCTTTTCACTTGTTTTGACCTTGTCACCATTAATTGTCTCCATCCTTATTCTTCGTCTGTTTTTCTTGAAACAGTAATGCGGCAGGAAGAGGAGGAAGGTCGAGGATCAAAGAAGCGTGAGCTGCATTTAATTTCTAGCAGCTGAGTGTGTGGGAGCAAAAAAGGCATGTCTTAGAGAAAGCAAGTGCAGTATCTGTTAGCTGTGTTTTGAGTCAGTGACAAGTTATTCTGGGTACTGGATTAGATGTTAAATGGAACTGGATGATTTAAACAGACATGTATGTTTGTGTTGCATCCCAACGTTCCATTGCCTGCTAATtatgttttgtttttttttgctttctaCTGTATTGTCCATTTGCAAATCCAGTCCTAGTTGGTGATGTTCCTGTGGTGGGAACGTCTGCAGATCATATGAGGCATAGCATTTGTTGCCAGGAGTAACAACAAGACAGTTATGGAATTACAGTGCAACATAAACATTGAATGATTGCCTATATGCAAACCTTAGTTTTGAAGACAGTTTTTAACTTCTCTGTAATACCTCATGGTAAGATTTATGGTTCTGGCCTAGACGGTCTTACAGGGCTCTTTGGATTTCTGTGCTTTTCAAGTTAAGGGTTAAAACTATCAACTCCAGCATTCTTTCTTTTACCAATGGCATGTATAGCTCCCATCCATTTTCCAGAACAGCAATGGATCCACAGCTTTCGAGCCAGGCTTGACCATTCTGTACTCAGTGGTATTTATAGCTCCCCTGGTTTTACAAAGCAGAGAAGGATATTCTGTTCCTTTGTTGCAAAACAGAATTCCGTGTTTTATCATCATACCTTTCCTACATGCCGCTTGATCATACGAAAAGGGAAAAAAAAGAATATGCATGCTTCTGTGATGAAGTCATACTTACCATCTCTTGTTGTAACTTATCCTTCTCCTTGGTGGTAGTCATCCACTTTTCTCTCAGATTTACTACCATATTTTCCTACAAAACAGAAGCATAATATTGTTTCATGTCAGAGGGTTCTTTATTGAACACAGGGAACCTAAGATAATGAAGCAATACAAGCTCCACTGTCTCATCAACAGATCTTATCATCATACTTATTTGAATAATCCACACATCTGTTGGGATGAACTTGCCGGTTCCAATTTTAAGTTCAAGGTTATTATGCTTTTACTTTAGATTATGAACATCTTCTGTTACCTGGTACATACAAGGGAGAAACTGATGAAATTAACCCCAGTCTGTAAAGAAAGAGATCAGATCAGAACTGTAGTCTGTATTATCAAACACGCATAGACACATAATTTCTCTATCCAATATAAGGCTATACGCTTTTGTAGTCTGAATCTAATATTTGACAGTCTGAATATGATAGCTCGCTTCTGAATTTTATGCTTGTAGGTGGGTCCACGTCGGCTGATTGTGCAGGCCTTGAAAGACTAGAGGTTAGCCGCATCCAGTCTTGACATTCTAGGCCAATGCTCCTCGTGTTGCTGGTTTGTAAAAACTGGCATTCTTGGATGGCTTCCCTGGGTTAACTGGTGGTAGTCAGAGTGTGACAGACTAATTGAGCACATACAGGTTGGTTCTTCTTTTTGTGTTTTGCAAATCCTGGACTCAGTTGTCTCTCACTCTCAACCTTGTTTGTCTATAACGACAAAGGGTGTTAGTATcagtttactactccctccgatccatattaattgtcgctgatttagtacaaagttgtactaaatcagcaacaattaatatggatcggagggagtactttatttgTTTGATGGTAATATGGAAAATTACTTCTTcactctactccctccgtctgcgaataagtgtacatctagcttttgtcttaagtcaaagttttaataCTTTGACCACC contains:
- the LOC119280028 gene encoding uncharacterized protein LOC119280028 codes for the protein MAFVCGCCCCRVNSAPNLPCMDGKRLRQSATPADPVSKVLGHDNLLIEILLLIGYPTTLVRAALVCKRWFCHASDPAFLCRFRKLHPPRLLGFYVDTGRFCNSSRFVPMLPHPPEFNAIIRSASSILDVCSSTHKNKIIMDSSNGNVFMNTFMNYIGDPGSKNIVLSPLCPERDIVVIPPYPRHKLQDGYFYTFSQLFLKERGNDLSYFYVWMESSKERTKSTVHMYMLQDGVWCVHASATTQLPCLPQELNPLLVGNKIYMAATPSEILVLDLTALSFSTFQLPQGLVISDRRTMLSRSDDDSGVYLIHLNEFQLRIWLHTGENCLLMDTICLREMCAKWWVPDHTHEVSMKHVGRNAEFVFLEMGPCLLYLGIKCRTLCKVYERTNEIPWLGFIHPYMMIWPPTFPVLKDDPARCTSMKFFLLYDNGIIIQPNNSMF